In Actinomadura luteofluorescens, the sequence GGACGTCCTGGACTACCTGTCGCCGCTGGACGTGCTCAAGGACCCGCTCCGGCACTGGGAAGCCCGCGAACTCGTGGACATCGCCCTGCCGCACCCACGGGAGTTCGAACCCGGTAAGGGCTGGGGCTACTCCAACACCAACTACCTCCTGGCCGGGATGATCATCGATACCGTGACGGGGCGCCCCTGGGGCGAGGAGATCCGCGAGCGCGTGATCCGCCCGCTCGGACTGCACGACACCTTCGCACCGACGGACGCTCCGGGCATCCCGGGACCGCACCCCCGCGGCTACGTCCGGCCGCAGTCCGAACTGGTGGACGTCACCCGCCTCAACCCGACCGTCGGCGGGGCCGCGGGCGGCATGATCTCCAGCGCCGCCGACCTGAACCGCTTCCTGGCGGCCGTCCTCCGAGGACGCCTGCTGGAGCCGGCGCTGCTGCGGGAGATGCTGGCCACCCGCCCCACGGGCCGCACCTCAGGCTCCGAATACGGTCTGGGGCTGGAGTGGATCCCCGTCGAGAACTCGTCCACCTGCAAGGACGGCTTCTGGGGCCACGACGGCGACATGCTCGGCTTCAGCGTCCGCACAGGCGCCACCACGCACGGCAGGCAGGCCACCGTCATGGTCAACCTCAACCCGGGCGGCGGCCCCGCCTTGGACGAAGCCATGAAGGCCGCCCTCCCGGACGCCCTGTGCGGACGCTGACAGCGTGTCGCGTTACGACCACATAAGGCCATCTTCACTCACTGACATGCCATCACTCTCCGTGCAAATCTGGTCGCGCGACGTAATCGTCGCAGCAAATCAAGTGACACGAAACGGAGAGCCCCCATGGCCAATTGGAAAGCGCGCCTCCTGGTGACCACCACCGCCCTGGCCGCATGCTCCACCGCGTTCGGCCCCGCGATCTCGACCTCCGCCCAGGCCGCCACCGTCACGACCCGGCCGGCCCTGGCGGACCTGCCGCCCGGCGTCGTCAAGCTCAACGACGCCGAGGGCTGCCCCCCCGGCCACCCTCTGCCTCTACCAGCACTACAACCGGCGGGGACCGGCCTACGGCATCGGCGCCGGCTACAGGGTCGACCTCAACGACCTGCCCATGGGCGACGGCACCGCCGCCGACAACGTCTCCTCCTGGGTCAACAACACCCACAGCATGGCCGTGCTGATCGACGCGAACGAGGGCAAGGCCCGCCCCCTGTACGCCGGCCAGTCCCTGGAGGAGCCGCCGTCCGACAACGACACCGTCGACCTGGTCGACTGGGCCTAAGGCACTCCCCCACGCTTTCCCTGCCGTCCGGCCGGCACGTCCCACACCGGCCGGACGGCCCGGCCCGGCTCCTCACACGATCGTGCGCCGCCCTGATCCGCCGCGCTTGCACCCCGATACGAGAACAGCACGGTAAGGAAGGAATGACCGTCCGCGCCAGGTGCGGGCGGTGGCACAAGAGAAAGCAAGAGAACAGCGTGGCCACGCACGTTCGCAAGCGCAAGAAAAGTAAATGGTGGATTCTGGAGATCGGCACCAA encodes:
- a CDS encoding serine hydrolase domain-containing protein; translation: MLTRNLLPRSAVAVVLALAVGASTTPANASTPGPADLRRVVESLSGPDGAPGALVRVHGRHGSLTATGGVADTRTNTPVDPRSRFRIGSLTKPFVATVVLQLVGEGRIELDAPVERYLPGVVRGADNDGRQITVRQLLQHTSGLPDVLDYLSPLDVLKDPLRHWEARELVDIALPHPREFEPGKGWGYSNTNYLLAGMIIDTVTGRPWGEEIRERVIRPLGLHDTFAPTDAPGIPGPHPRGYVRPQSELVDVTRLNPTVGGAAGGMISSAADLNRFLAAVLRGRLLEPALLREMLATRPTGRTSGSEYGLGLEWIPVENSSTCKDGFWGHDGDMLGFSVRTGATTHGRQATVMVNLNPGGGPALDEAMKAALPDALCGR